In one Kitasatospora cineracea genomic region, the following are encoded:
- the guaB gene encoding IMP dehydrogenase has protein sequence MSYNAAGVPEKFAMLGLTYDDVLLLPGASEVLPNQVDTSSRISRNVRVNIPLLSAAMDKVTESRMAIAMARQGGVGVLHRNLSIEDQVNQVDLVKRSESGMVTDPITVGPEATLAEADALCARFRISGVPVATAEGKLLGIVTNRDMAFETDRSRKVGDIMTPMPLITGKVGISGEDAVALLRRHKIEKLPLVDDEGRIKGLITVKDFVKAEKYPNAAKDSEGRLLVGAAVGASAEAFDRAQALVGAGVDFLVVDTSHGHSHNALSWISKIKSAVPVDVVGGNVATRDGAQALLDAGVDGVKVGVGPGSICTTRVVAGVGVPQVTAIYEAAQACQAAGVPIIGDGGLQYSGDIGKALCAGADTVMLGSLLAGCEESPGELLFINGKQFKSYRGMGSLGAMQTRGQAKSFSKDRYFQAEVSSDEKLIAEGIEGQVPYRGPLSAVLFQLVGGLRQTMGYVGAAGIEEMQTKGRFVRITSAGLKESHPHDIQMTVEAPNYNAR, from the coding sequence ATGTCTTACAACGCCGCCGGCGTACCCGAGAAGTTCGCCATGCTCGGACTCACGTACGACGACGTCCTGCTGCTGCCCGGGGCCTCCGAGGTGCTGCCCAACCAGGTCGACACCTCCTCGCGGATCTCCCGGAACGTGCGGGTCAACATCCCGCTGCTGTCGGCCGCGATGGACAAGGTCACCGAGTCCCGGATGGCGATCGCGATGGCCCGCCAGGGCGGCGTCGGCGTCCTGCACCGGAACCTGTCGATCGAGGACCAGGTCAACCAGGTCGACCTGGTGAAGCGCTCCGAGTCCGGCATGGTCACCGACCCGATCACCGTCGGCCCGGAGGCCACGCTGGCCGAGGCCGACGCGCTGTGCGCCCGGTTCCGGATCTCCGGCGTGCCGGTGGCCACGGCCGAGGGCAAGCTGCTGGGCATCGTCACCAACCGCGACATGGCCTTCGAGACCGACCGCAGCCGCAAGGTCGGCGACATCATGACGCCGATGCCGCTGATCACCGGCAAGGTCGGCATCTCCGGCGAGGACGCGGTCGCGCTGCTGCGCCGCCACAAGATCGAGAAGCTGCCGCTGGTCGACGACGAGGGCCGGATCAAGGGCCTGATCACCGTCAAGGACTTCGTCAAGGCCGAGAAGTACCCGAACGCCGCCAAGGACTCCGAGGGCCGGCTGCTGGTGGGTGCCGCCGTCGGCGCCTCCGCCGAGGCCTTCGACCGGGCCCAGGCGCTGGTCGGCGCGGGCGTGGACTTCCTGGTCGTCGACACCTCGCACGGGCACTCGCACAACGCGCTGTCCTGGATCTCCAAGATCAAGTCCGCCGTGCCGGTGGACGTCGTCGGCGGCAACGTCGCCACCCGGGACGGCGCCCAGGCGCTGCTCGACGCCGGCGTGGACGGCGTGAAGGTCGGCGTCGGCCCCGGCTCGATCTGCACCACCCGCGTGGTCGCCGGCGTCGGCGTCCCGCAGGTCACCGCGATCTACGAGGCCGCCCAGGCCTGCCAGGCCGCGGGCGTCCCGATCATCGGCGACGGCGGCCTGCAGTACTCCGGCGACATCGGCAAGGCGCTGTGCGCCGGCGCCGACACCGTGATGCTCGGCTCGCTGCTGGCCGGCTGCGAGGAGTCGCCCGGCGAGCTGCTCTTCATCAACGGCAAGCAGTTCAAGTCGTACCGCGGCATGGGCTCGCTGGGCGCCATGCAGACCCGCGGGCAGGCGAAGTCCTTCTCCAAGGACCGCTACTTCCAGGCCGAGGTCTCCTCGGACGAGAAGCTGATCGCCGAGGGCATCGAGGGCCAGGTGCCCTACCGCGGCCCGCTGTCCGCGGTGCTCTTCCAGCTGGTCGGCGGCCTGCGGCAGACCATGGGGTACGTGGGCGCGGCCGGCATCGAGGAGATGCAGACCAAGGGGCGGTTCGTCCGGATCACCTCGGCGGGCCTCAAGGAGAGCCACCCGCACGACATCCAGATGACGGTCGAGGCGCCGAACTACAACGCGCGCTGA
- a CDS encoding GuaB3 family IMP dehydrogenase-related protein, protein MTEIEIGRGKRGRRAYSFDDIAVVPSRRTRDPKEVSIAWQIDAYRFELPFLAAPMDSVVSPQQAIAIGQLGGLGVLNLEGLWTRYEDPRPLLEEIAAIPDEAAATRRLQEVYAEPIKAELIKERIKEVRDSGVVTAAALSPQRTAEFSKAVVDAGVDVFVIRGTTVSAEHVSGAAEPLNLKQFIYELDVPVIVGGCATYTAALHLMRTGAAGVLVGFGGGAAHTTRGVLGIQVPMATAVADVAAARRDYMDESGGRYVHVIADGGVGYSGDIPKAVACGADAVMIGAALARATDAPGQGYHWGMEAVHEELPRGKRVHLGTVGTTEQILAGPSHTPDGTMNLFGALRRAMATTGYTELKEFQRVEVTVNPGR, encoded by the coding sequence GTGACTGAGATCGAGATCGGGCGAGGCAAGCGCGGCCGCCGGGCGTACTCCTTCGACGACATCGCCGTCGTCCCCAGCCGCCGTACGCGTGACCCGAAGGAGGTCTCGATCGCCTGGCAGATCGACGCCTACCGGTTCGAACTGCCGTTCCTGGCGGCGCCGATGGACAGCGTGGTGTCGCCGCAGCAGGCCATCGCGATCGGGCAGCTGGGCGGCCTGGGCGTGCTGAACCTGGAGGGGCTGTGGACGCGGTACGAGGACCCGCGGCCGCTGCTGGAGGAGATCGCCGCCATCCCCGACGAGGCGGCGGCTACCCGGCGCCTGCAGGAGGTGTACGCGGAGCCGATCAAGGCCGAGCTGATCAAGGAGCGGATCAAGGAGGTCCGTGACTCGGGCGTCGTGACCGCCGCCGCGCTCTCGCCGCAGCGCACCGCCGAGTTCTCCAAGGCCGTGGTGGACGCGGGCGTCGACGTGTTCGTGATCCGCGGCACCACGGTGTCGGCCGAGCACGTGTCGGGCGCGGCCGAGCCGCTGAACCTCAAGCAGTTCATCTACGAGCTGGACGTGCCGGTGATCGTCGGCGGCTGCGCCACCTACACCGCCGCGCTGCACCTGATGCGCACCGGCGCGGCCGGCGTGCTGGTCGGCTTCGGCGGCGGCGCCGCGCACACCACCCGGGGCGTGCTGGGCATCCAGGTCCCGATGGCGACCGCCGTCGCGGACGTCGCCGCCGCCCGCCGCGACTACATGGACGAGTCCGGCGGCCGGTACGTGCACGTCATCGCGGACGGCGGCGTCGGCTACAGCGGCGACATCCCGAAGGCCGTCGCCTGCGGCGCGGACGCGGTGATGATCGGCGCCGCGCTGGCCCGCGCCACCGACGCGCCCGGCCAGGGCTACCACTGGGGCATGGAGGCCGTCCACGAGGAGCTGCCGCGCGGCAAGCGGGTGCACCTGGGCACCGTCGGCACCACCGAGCAGATCCTGGCCGGCCCGTCGCACACCCCCGACGGCACGATGAACCTGTTCGGCGCGCTGCGCCGGGCGATGGCCACCACCGGCTACACCGAGCTCAAGGAGTTCCAGCGGGTCGAGGTCACGGTCAACCCCGGCCGGTGA
- a CDS encoding serine/threonine-protein kinase, with translation MTQPQEPTGRLLADRYRLGEVLGRGGMGTVWRAEDEMLGRIVAVKELRMTGTVDEIEKHRLVVRTLREAKATARIRHTAAVTVFDVVEEDDRPWIVMELVAGRSLADVVAEDGPLAPERAARIALDLLGVLGAAHRQGILHRDVKPSNVLIGEDGRTVLTDFGIASVEGDTSITSTGMLVGAPSYIAPERARGKLPGPPSDLWSLGGTLYAMVEGVPPYDRGDALATLTAVMTEPLPEPRNAGPLRGVIEGLLEKDPAKRMDADAARPLLELIAAGKPLPEAETVAVPKPPEPGPEPAAAPIAEPAAGPARKAEVPSAGGPFGSRRRALLAGAAVVAALALIAALVVFWPRGHGGGAAAADQGSPAATASAPAGPPSAEASASPSADGSPSAPAAADPSPVLSPGQLPAGYTVYKDKSGFSIALPDWMSDQGPDYRATSRRFEGRGLRLVVDWQSPAGASALKDWQESDRNAKMTNYRKVRVEAVSYRDWANAADWEWTYTGKTGTLLHSLNRGFVTGGGKYGYAIYWTMPEEVWSAPDGSLARRIAFESFQPAP, from the coding sequence ATGACGCAGCCGCAGGAACCGACCGGCCGACTGCTGGCGGACCGCTACCGGCTCGGCGAGGTGCTCGGGCGCGGCGGCATGGGCACCGTCTGGCGGGCCGAGGACGAGATGCTGGGCCGGATCGTCGCGGTCAAGGAACTGCGGATGACCGGCACCGTCGACGAGATCGAGAAGCACCGGCTGGTGGTCCGCACCCTGCGCGAGGCCAAGGCCACCGCCCGGATCCGGCACACCGCGGCCGTCACCGTCTTCGACGTGGTCGAGGAGGACGACCGGCCGTGGATCGTGATGGAGCTGGTGGCCGGCCGCTCGCTGGCCGACGTGGTCGCCGAGGACGGCCCGCTCGCCCCCGAACGGGCCGCGAGGATCGCGCTCGACCTGCTCGGGGTGCTCGGCGCCGCGCACCGCCAGGGCATCCTGCACCGCGACGTCAAGCCGTCCAACGTGCTGATCGGCGAGGACGGGCGGACCGTGCTCACCGACTTCGGCATCGCCAGCGTCGAGGGCGACACCTCCATCACCTCCACCGGCATGCTGGTCGGCGCACCCTCCTACATCGCCCCCGAGCGGGCCCGCGGCAAGCTGCCCGGACCGCCCTCCGACCTGTGGTCGCTGGGCGGCACGCTGTACGCGATGGTCGAGGGCGTCCCGCCGTACGACCGGGGCGACGCGCTGGCCACCCTCACCGCGGTGATGACCGAGCCGCTGCCGGAGCCGCGCAACGCCGGGCCGCTGCGCGGCGTCATCGAGGGCCTGCTGGAGAAGGACCCGGCGAAGCGGATGGACGCCGACGCCGCCCGGCCGCTGCTCGAACTGATCGCGGCCGGCAAGCCGCTGCCGGAGGCCGAGACGGTGGCCGTCCCGAAGCCGCCGGAGCCCGGGCCGGAACCGGCCGCGGCGCCGATCGCGGAACCGGCCGCCGGGCCCGCGCGGAAGGCCGAAGTGCCGTCCGCGGGCGGGCCGTTCGGCTCGCGGCGGCGGGCGCTGCTGGCCGGGGCGGCGGTGGTCGCGGCGCTCGCCCTGATCGCGGCGCTGGTGGTGTTCTGGCCCCGCGGCCACGGCGGCGGCGCGGCCGCCGCGGACCAGGGGTCCCCGGCGGCCACGGCGTCCGCGCCGGCCGGCCCGCCCTCGGCGGAGGCGTCCGCGAGCCCGTCGGCCGACGGCTCGCCCTCGGCGCCGGCCGCCGCGGACCCGTCGCCGGTGCTGTCGCCCGGGCAGCTCCCGGCCGGGTACACGGTGTACAAGGACAAGTCCGGGTTCAGCATCGCGCTGCCCGACTGGATGTCCGACCAGGGGCCGGACTACCGCGCCACCAGCCGGCGCTTCGAGGGCCGCGGGCTGCGGCTGGTCGTCGACTGGCAGTCCCCGGCCGGGGCGAGCGCCCTGAAGGACTGGCAGGAGTCCGACCGCAACGCGAAGATGACCAACTACCGCAAGGTCCGGGTGGAGGCCGTCTCCTACCGGGACTGGGCCAACGCCGCCGACTGGGAGTGGACCTACACCGGCAAGACCGGCACCCTGCTGCACTCGCTCAACCGCGGCTTCGTCACCGGCGGCGGCAAGTACGGGTACGCGATCTACTGGACCATGCCCGAGGAGGTCTGGTCGGCCCCGGACGGCTCGCTGGCCCGCCGGATCGCCTTCGAGAGCTTCCAGCCCGCACCGTAG